The following coding sequences lie in one Candidatus Nitrospira allomarina genomic window:
- a CDS encoding ATP-binding protein gives MKSGLHIFRRVLPKRLTSQMIALLLAALVIAQVANFLIFTDERRAAIRSVERTQILERTASLIDLIEHSPSGLHDRMVQAASSRKLYYWLSDTSQIPQAMQQGDHEWISRLTDLLSKNDVSELRFMLPPQDGSWKKTIGEAPKGVQPSILRSKASGPSFPLPLSEYDAPGLLISARLQDGRWLNAGMGITPSLGRWALPTLISMGLAGGSICLIVVFMVQRLTRPLQQLTEVAERVGRGESITPIPEEGPVDIQQTIRAFNRMYERLQRFVQDRTRMLAAISHDLRSPITSLRLQVELMKDQEAKGKMLETLDDMQRMTEATLAFARDEASTEVSRSVDLSALIDSLCQDLADMGMDVNFESAQKTPCTCRPISLKRALRNLIENAVSYGGRVGVKLRQHDTEFQIVIQDSGPGIPEQDFERVFQPFVRLEESRNKQTGGIGLGMAIARSIVRNHGGDISLANLPGGGLTVTIHLPASPLPQAADQT, from the coding sequence ATGAAATCGGGTCTGCACATTTTCAGACGGGTGTTGCCGAAACGGCTGACCAGCCAGATGATAGCCCTTCTGCTCGCGGCCCTCGTCATTGCGCAAGTGGCCAACTTCCTTATTTTTACCGATGAACGTCGTGCGGCGATTCGATCTGTCGAGCGGACTCAAATTCTCGAACGAACCGCTTCTCTCATCGATCTCATTGAACACAGTCCATCCGGTTTGCACGATCGCATGGTCCAAGCCGCCAGTTCACGGAAATTGTACTACTGGTTGTCGGATACCAGTCAGATTCCTCAAGCCATGCAACAAGGCGACCATGAGTGGATCAGTCGTCTCACGGATTTGCTCAGCAAGAATGATGTGTCTGAACTGCGGTTCATGCTTCCCCCACAGGACGGGTCTTGGAAAAAGACCATAGGGGAGGCGCCGAAAGGTGTTCAACCTTCCATTTTACGCAGTAAGGCATCCGGCCCGTCCTTTCCTCTACCGCTCTCTGAATATGATGCCCCAGGGCTGCTGATTTCCGCGCGTCTCCAGGATGGCCGATGGCTGAATGCCGGCATGGGGATCACCCCATCCCTTGGCCGCTGGGCGCTGCCGACTCTCATTTCGATGGGGCTTGCCGGTGGCAGTATCTGCCTGATTGTGGTGTTCATGGTGCAACGTCTCACGCGTCCGCTTCAACAACTCACGGAAGTTGCGGAGCGGGTTGGTCGCGGGGAATCCATCACCCCCATCCCGGAAGAAGGTCCCGTCGATATTCAGCAGACCATCCGGGCATTTAACCGCATGTACGAACGACTGCAACGGTTTGTCCAGGATCGCACGAGAATGCTGGCGGCCATCAGTCACGATTTACGCTCTCCCATTACCTCTCTTCGACTGCAAGTGGAATTGATGAAGGATCAGGAAGCAAAAGGCAAGATGTTGGAGACATTGGATGACATGCAACGGATGACCGAAGCCACGCTGGCCTTCGCCCGGGACGAGGCCTCGACGGAGGTATCGCGTTCGGTGGATCTCAGTGCCCTAATTGATAGTCTTTGTCAGGACCTGGCTGATATGGGCATGGATGTGAATTTCGAGAGCGCGCAGAAAACGCCATGCACCTGTCGCCCTATCAGCCTAAAACGGGCCCTCAGAAATCTCATTGAAAATGCCGTGAGCTATGGAGGACGGGTTGGGGTCAAGCTTCGACAGCATGACACGGAATTTCAGATTGTGATTCAAGATAGTGGTCCGGGAATTCCGGAGCAGGATTTTGAACGGGTCTTTCAGCCGTTTGTGCGATTGGAGGAATCCCGCAATAAACAAACAGGAGGCATCGGCCTCGGCATGGCCATCGCCCGATCCATCGTTCGCAATCATGGCGGGGACATCAGTTTGGCCAACCTCCCGGGCGGGGGCTTAACGGTGACGATCCATCTGCCGGCATCTCCGCTTCCGCAAGCTGCCGACCAGACCTAG
- a CDS encoding cupin domain-containing protein: protein MKPQPFIVSPDNYAPALNVIGTKVTVLASNDATQGYEITLQQGDEGMGPPLHSHAWDESFYVLKGQIEFSYDDKTVMCLPGTLVHVPAGTVHGFRYGPGGGEMFELTGQGSMATRMFTAFNNEIPPGPPDIPKVLEVLKENGVTVANQVEV from the coding sequence ATGAAGCCCCAACCCTTTATTGTCTCACCGGATAACTACGCCCCCGCTTTAAATGTGATTGGCACGAAGGTGACCGTGCTTGCGTCAAACGACGCAACACAAGGCTATGAGATCACTCTGCAGCAAGGCGATGAAGGAATGGGTCCGCCTCTGCATAGTCACGCCTGGGACGAGTCCTTCTATGTCCTTAAAGGACAGATCGAATTCAGTTATGACGACAAAACGGTCATGTGCCTGCCGGGCACGCTGGTGCATGTACCTGCCGGTACCGTGCACGGCTTTCGCTACGGCCCAGGCGGCGGAGAGATGTTCGAACTCACCGGCCAGGGCAGCATGGCCACCCGAATGTTCACCGCATTCAACAATGAAATACCCCCGGGCCCTCCAGACATTCCAAAGGTGCTGGAGGTTCTCAAGGAAAACGGCGTCACCGTCGCAAACCAAGTGGAGGTATAG
- a CDS encoding class I SAM-dependent methyltransferase: MATRSLESHGRFFAPFLSANHDVLDLGCGPGTISVDIARLVAPGKGTGIDYSESQVVQARKHAEEAGVSNVDFQIGSCYELPFTEQSFDRIFCHALMEHLADPVAALREAFHKLKMDGMLGVCSPDSDGWLLSPPSAELEGAVTAYADLQQANGGNLRIGKNLGVLLQDAGFTEIHLAARYECYPSLEFIGEYLALQLEKKGFSRHATTLRRWAKDPSGMFAQAWVSAVAKKSQ, from the coding sequence ATGGCAACACGAAGCCTGGAATCGCACGGCCGGTTTTTTGCCCCCTTTCTGAGTGCGAACCACGATGTGTTGGATCTAGGGTGTGGTCCCGGAACAATCAGTGTTGATATTGCCAGACTGGTTGCTCCGGGGAAGGGCACGGGAATTGATTACAGCGAATCTCAGGTGGTGCAGGCGCGCAAGCATGCGGAAGAGGCCGGTGTGTCGAACGTGGATTTTCAGATAGGGTCATGCTACGAACTGCCATTCACAGAACAATCATTTGATCGGATATTTTGTCATGCGCTGATGGAACATCTTGCCGATCCAGTGGCTGCCTTAAGGGAGGCTTTTCATAAATTAAAAATGGATGGAATGCTTGGTGTTTGCAGTCCAGATTCCGATGGGTGGTTACTTTCTCCTCCCTCGGCTGAGCTGGAGGGTGCCGTAACAGCCTATGCTGATCTTCAGCAGGCGAATGGCGGTAATCTACGGATTGGTAAGAATTTGGGTGTTCTTCTTCAGGATGCGGGGTTTACAGAAATACATCTTGCGGCACGATACGAATGTTACCCATCCTTAGAATTCATCGGAGAGTATCTTGCCCTTCAACTTGAAAAAAAGGGGTTTAGTCGTCACGCGACAACTCTTCGGAGGTGGGCCAAAGACCCATCCGGCATGTTTGCTCAAGCCTGGGTATCTGCCGTCGCTAAAAAGTCCCAATAA